A single genomic interval of Flavobacteriales bacterium harbors:
- a CDS encoding class I SAM-dependent DNA methyltransferase, whose amino-acid sequence MPLSRREIRTRATRFAKQWANAHNEDADAKPFWIEFFEVFGVRSRTVGSYEVHVKKLSKGDGYIDYFWPGMLLVEHKSKGKDLEKAFIQANDYFQGLKEHEKPRYLLVSDFQRFRLKDLETGTLTELTLEELPQRIEVFDFIAGYEVRTVREQDPVNIRAAELMGRLHDELKATGYDGQPGSPERHALELYLVRLLFILFADDTGIFERDAFYTFITDQSREDGSDLGAQMARLFQLLNTAEDKRPRTLDERLADFKYINGKLFEEQLPLAEWDGAMRVTLLELASLDWGRISPAIFGALFQSAMDPKQRRNLGAHYTSEQNILKLIKPLFLDALWDEFAQVKGSTPKLEKFHQKLSELRFLDPACGCGNFLVITYRELRRLEMEVIRALQKGQQVMDVDHLVRLNVDRFYGIELDEFPAQIAQVALWLTDHQLNQEVSAAFGEYMVRIPLRSSATIANANALRTDWQSLLPVGKRYDFILGNPPFLGHHYQNAEQKEDMDHVMAKIKGHGVLDFVSAWYIKAAELIQGSQTKVGFVSTNSIAQGEQVGLLWNEMFNRYHVKIHFAHQTFRWNNEARGNAAVHCVIIGFAAYDVAVKHLFTYETITSEPTASRVSNINPYLVGGPDLVISNRSEPLCPVPRMVWGNKPTDGGHFLFDDDATKDEFLRQEPNAAKWIRPFLSGGDFINGRQRWCLWLPDISPAELNSLPHVKARVDAVRRERLASKAEATRKKAATPTLFAQVAQPETTFIAVPEVSSERRTYIPMAFLPAEVIVSNTVQLVPNARLYHFGMLTSMMHMAWVAVTCGRMKSDFRYSNTIVYNNFPWPQQPSDEQKAAVEAAAQGVLDARAQFPGSSLADLYDPLTMPPVLLKAHQALDKAVDKCYRPQPFPSDAKRVEYLFELYEEYTKGLLAGEKSKRTKAK is encoded by the coding sequence ATGCCCCTCTCCCGCCGCGAGATCCGCACCCGCGCCACCCGCTTTGCCAAGCAGTGGGCCAACGCCCACAACGAGGACGCCGATGCCAAGCCCTTCTGGATCGAGTTCTTCGAGGTGTTCGGCGTGCGCAGCCGCACCGTGGGCAGCTATGAGGTGCACGTGAAGAAGCTCAGCAAGGGCGACGGCTACATCGACTACTTCTGGCCCGGGATGCTGCTCGTGGAGCACAAGAGCAAGGGCAAGGACCTGGAGAAAGCGTTCATTCAGGCCAACGACTACTTCCAAGGCCTGAAGGAGCACGAGAAGCCGCGCTACCTGCTGGTGAGCGACTTCCAGCGCTTCCGCCTCAAGGACCTGGAGACCGGCACCCTCACCGAGCTCACCCTGGAGGAGCTGCCCCAGCGCATCGAGGTCTTCGACTTCATCGCGGGCTACGAGGTGCGCACCGTGCGCGAGCAGGACCCCGTGAACATCCGCGCGGCCGAGCTGATGGGCCGGCTGCACGACGAGCTGAAGGCCACCGGCTACGACGGGCAGCCGGGCAGCCCCGAGCGCCACGCGCTGGAGCTCTACCTGGTGCGCCTGCTCTTCATCCTCTTCGCCGACGATACCGGCATCTTCGAGCGCGACGCCTTCTACACCTTCATCACCGACCAAAGCCGCGAGGACGGCAGCGACCTCGGCGCCCAGATGGCCCGCCTCTTCCAGCTGTTGAACACCGCCGAGGACAAGCGGCCCAGGACGCTGGACGAGCGCCTCGCCGACTTCAAGTACATCAACGGCAAGCTCTTCGAGGAACAGCTTCCGCTGGCCGAGTGGGACGGCGCCATGCGCGTGACGCTGCTGGAACTGGCCTCCTTGGACTGGGGCCGCATCAGCCCGGCCATCTTCGGTGCGCTGTTCCAGAGCGCCATGGACCCCAAGCAGCGGCGCAACCTGGGGGCGCACTACACCAGCGAGCAGAACATCCTCAAGCTCATCAAGCCGCTCTTCCTCGATGCGCTGTGGGACGAGTTCGCGCAGGTGAAGGGCAGCACCCCCAAGCTGGAGAAGTTCCACCAGAAGCTGAGCGAGCTGCGCTTTCTGGACCCGGCCTGCGGCTGCGGCAACTTTTTGGTGATCACCTACCGCGAACTGCGGCGCCTGGAGATGGAGGTGATCCGCGCCCTGCAGAAGGGCCAGCAGGTGATGGACGTGGACCACCTGGTGCGCCTGAACGTGGACCGCTTTTATGGCATCGAGCTGGACGAGTTCCCCGCGCAGATCGCGCAGGTGGCCCTGTGGCTCACGGACCACCAGCTGAACCAGGAGGTGAGCGCCGCCTTCGGGGAGTACATGGTGCGCATCCCCCTGCGCAGCAGCGCCACCATCGCCAACGCCAACGCCCTGCGCACCGACTGGCAGAGCCTGCTGCCGGTAGGGAAACGGTACGATTTCATCCTGGGGAACCCGCCGTTCTTAGGCCATCACTACCAGAACGCCGAGCAAAAGGAGGATATGGACCACGTGATGGCCAAGATCAAGGGGCACGGTGTTCTGGACTTCGTATCTGCTTGGTACATCAAGGCGGCTGAGCTCATTCAGGGATCACAGACCAAGGTTGGCTTCGTCTCTACGAACTCCATTGCACAGGGTGAACAAGTCGGACTGCTCTGGAACGAGATGTTCAACCGGTACCATGTGAAGATCCACTTTGCGCACCAGACCTTTCGGTGGAACAACGAGGCTCGTGGGAATGCGGCGGTCCATTGCGTCATCATCGGGTTCGCAGCCTACGATGTCGCTGTGAAGCACCTGTTCACGTATGAGACGATCACATCGGAGCCGACGGCTTCAAGGGTATCGAACATCAATCCCTATCTGGTCGGCGGCCCAGATCTGGTGATCAGCAATCGTAGTGAACCACTGTGCCCGGTCCCGAGGATGGTGTGGGGCAACAAGCCGACCGACGGTGGGCACTTCCTCTTTGATGATGACGCAACGAAAGATGAGTTCCTCCGTCAAGAGCCGAACGCCGCGAAGTGGATACGCCCGTTCCTCAGCGGCGGCGACTTTATCAATGGCCGACAACGCTGGTGCCTTTGGCTCCCTGATATCAGTCCCGCAGAGTTGAACAGCTTGCCGCATGTCAAGGCGCGGGTGGATGCAGTGCGAAGAGAACGCCTGGCGAGCAAGGCTGAAGCGACCCGGAAGAAGGCCGCGACTCCAACCCTGTTCGCACAGGTAGCCCAGCCCGAAACCACGTTCATCGCCGTTCCGGAAGTCTCATCCGAAAGGCGCACCTACATCCCTATGGCATTTCTGCCAGCTGAGGTGATCGTGAGCAACACGGTGCAACTCGTACCGAATGCCAGGCTCTATCATTTTGGCATGCTCACGTCGATGATGCACATGGCATGGGTGGCTGTCACTTGTGGTCGAATGAAGAGCGACTTCCGCTACTCAAACACGATCGTCTACAACAACTTCCCCTGGCCCCAGCAACCGAGCGACGAGCAGAAGGCGGCGGTGGAGGCGGCGGCGCAAGGAGTGTTGGATGCGCGGGCGCAGTTCCCCGGCAGTTCCCTGGCCGATCTGTACGACCCGCTCACCATGCCGCCCGTGCTGCTCAAAGCCCACCAGGCGCTGGACAAGGCGGTGGACAAGTGCTACCGACCACAACCCTTCCCCAGCGATGCGAAGCGGGTGGAGTACCTGTTTGAGTTGTATGAGGAGTATACGAAGGGGTTGTTGGCGGGGGAGAAGTCGAAACGAACGAAAGCCAAGTGA